Genomic window (Candidatus Margulisiibacteriota bacterium):
GGACTGGACACCTCTGTTATTATTCCCTGGTTAAAAGAAAATTATAATTGCAAGGTTATTGCTTTCGCGGCCGACCTGGGCCAGGATGAAGAGTTGGAAGGTCTGGAAGAAAAAGCTTTAAAGACCGGTGCTGATAAAGTATATATAGAAGATTTGAAGGAAGAATTCGTAAAAGATTATATTCTACCTGTAATCCAGGCCAGAGCTGTTTATGAGGGTAAATATCTGCTGGGAACATCTTTTGCCAGACCGCTGATTGCAAAAAAACAAGTGGAGATTGCCCGTAAGGAAAAGGCTGACGCTGTTGCTCATGGGGCCACAGGTAAGGGCAACGATCAGGTGAGGTTTGAACTGACATACGCTGCACTCGCACCAGACCTGCAAATTATTGCTCCCTGGAAAGACGAGAAATGGACTATAAAAAGCAGGGAAGATGCCATAGCTTATGCAAAAAAAAGGAATATTCCCATAACTGTTTCTAAAACAAAAATTTATAGCAGGGATCGCAACCTCTGGCACATCAGCCATGAAGGCGGCGATCTGGAAGATCCAAAAAATGAGCCGAAGCCCGGTCTTTTTGTTATTTCCAGTCCTCTGGAAAAAGCATCGGACAAAGCTGAGTATGTGGAGATAGGTTATGAGCAGGGCATACCGGTTTCTTTGAACGGAAAGAAAGTTAAACTTGTTGAATTGATAAGCAAATTAAATGTCATAGGTGGCAAACATGCCATAGGGCAAGTAGACCTGGTGGAAAACCGACTGGTTGGCATGAAATCCAGAGGTGTTTATGAAACTCCCGGCGGAACCGTACTTTATACCGCGCAACATGCTTTGGAAACTCTGGTCCTGGACAGGGAGACTTTTCATTATAAGGAACAGATTGCTTTAAAATACGCTGAGCTTGTTTATTACGGTTTCTGGTTTTCTCCGTTAAAACAGGGCCTTGATGCTTTTATAGCTACTACACAAAAATTTATGACCGGAAAAGTAAGATTAAAACTGTATAAAGGAAATGTAATTCTGGCCGGTATTGAATCTCCGTATTCACTTTATCAGGAATCGCTGGCAACTTTCGGTGAGGGCGAGGCCTATGACCAGAAAGACGCCAAAGGATTTCTGAAACTGCTTGGTTTGCCTTTGAGATCTATTTACAATAAACAAAAGAATTCTTAATTATACTCTTTCAAAATTGGTTTTCGGCTTTGCTCGCCTCGGCGAAGCCTCCGGCGTAGCCTGGGTTGTCTGCGTCGCTATGTGCTCGACGTATGTGTGAATACGACTGCGCGCATAGCTCACTGACGCCTCACCGAATTCCAAATTTTGTGCGAGTATATTGAAATCCAATTTTATCTTAGTATAGATCAATGTCATACTGAGCTTGACGAAGTATGACTAAACATCTTAAGCATCACCCTTCGTCAGGCTCAGGGTGACAGAGCCTTTAATGTTTTATATCACAGTAGCCCGGCTGTCTTTGCTTTTGCGGGGAAAATAAGTTACAATAATTAGGTCAAGGAAAGCATATGAAAGAAAAACTCTGGGCAGGAAGATTTGAAGAAAAAACCAATAAGGAAGTGGAGGCCTTTACCTCTTCTCTCAAAGATGATTACAGACTTTTTCAGGCTGACATATTTGCCTCAAAAGTCCATTTAAAAGAGCTGCGCAAAGCAAACCTGGTCACAAAATCCGAAGAAAAGAAAATTTCCGATTGTCTGGATGAACTGCTGCAGCAGTATAAACAGGGTTCTTTTATACTAAAACCCGAATACGAAGATGTGCACATGAATATTGAGTTTTATCTCATTGAAAAATTAGGGGAAACCGGGAAAAAGATACATGCCGGACGCAGCCGTAATGATCAGGTAGTTACTGCTTTGAAATTAACTTTGTTGAAAAGGGTCGAACGAGTTATCCAGTTGCTTTTGGACCTGGAAGAAACACTGGTGTTATGCGCTGAAGAAAATCAGGGAATTATTATCCCTGGCTATACACATCTGCAAAAAGCTCAACCCATACTTTTGCCCCATTATTACATGTGCTATTTTGAAATGTTTTACAGAGATATTGAAAAGATTTTGTTCTTTAAGCATTATTTATTGGAAAGTCCGCTCGGCGCCGGAGCGCTGGCCGGTAATCCATTTCATCTGGACAGAGAGTCCATGGCCAGAGAACTGGGGTTTTCCAAACCTACGAATAATTCGCTGGACAGTGTAGCTGACAGGGATTATGTTCTGGATATGCTTTATGGTCTGTCGCTGATTATGCTGCATTTTTCCAGGCTAAGCGAGGATATGATTATCTGGTCTTCGGATGAATTCGGTTATATCACAATCAGTGACGCTTATACTACCGGTTCATCCATTATGCCGCAGAAGAAAAATCCTGATGTTTCCGAGCTTACCAGAGGACGTACGGGTCGTGTGCTGGGAGATCTGCTAAATCTTTTTACAACCATGAAAGGTTTGCCCATGGCCTATAATCGCGATTTGCAAGAGGATAAGCATGCTATTTTTGACGCTTTAAACACAGTTGAACAGGTATTGCGGGTGAATGTAGGACTTCTGCAAAATATTAAAATAAATAAAGAGAATATTGAGAAACACTTGAATAAAGGATTTTTGCTGGCCACAGACCTGGCCGATTATCTGGTGCATAAAGGCATGGCCTTCAGAGAGGCACATCAGTTAGTTGGCAAGATTGTAAAGGACCTGATTAAATATAATAAAACTATAACTGATCTGACCTTAACCGAATTTCAGAATTATTCGGAATATTTTAAAAAGGACATAATGCTTTATCTATATTATGAAACAAGTATAGATTCTCGAGATTCCTATGGCGGAACAGCCAATAAATGCGTTAAGGAACAGATAAAACAATCAAAAAAAAGGATAAAGGAAGTAAAAGATGCAGAGCAATACTAAGGAACAGACACTGGTACTGATCAAGCCGGACGCGGTACAACGCAGATTGATCGGAGAGATAATTGCCCGTTTTGAAAAAAAAGGCCTTGATATTATCAAACTACAAATGATGACGGTTAACCGGGAGATGGCAGAAAAACATTATGCCGAGCATAAAGGTAAACCGTTTTATGATCGCCTTATAAATTTTATCACGTCAGCTCCTCTGGTAGCCATGGTAGTAGAGGGAGAAAGAGCAATAAATATTGTGCGTAAAATGTGCGGAGCAACCGACTCGGCGGTCGCTGAACCGGGTACTATTCGCGGAGATTATTCCATTTCTAATTCCCTGAACATTGTGCATTCTTCAGATTCATCGACCAGCGCTGAAAGAGAAATAGGTATTTTTTTCAGTTAGTTATTTTCGGTCAGTAAAGAGTAGAGTTTATCCAAAATAATATTTTGCAGCGATTTTGGAAGATTCAAACGCAGATGTCGAATATCGGGTGAGTCAAAAAAATATTTCAAGTCGCAGTAGAAATTTGCTTTAAAGTCCGGGTTCGTTGTATCAATTTTGTCAGTTTTGCGGCCATCTTCGGCTAAATATTCCAGTTTAATAAGCTTCAAGAATATTAGTCTGGGCCAAATTTCAGCTTTAATCTGTCGCTGAGAAAAAATGTCCAAAAGCATGGATATGGTGAGGTATTGCCGCTGTGAAGAGATAATTTTATAAGACATTATTAGTTTAACCAATTATATATCGGGGGAATTTTCAAATAATTTCAATATTTATGGGTTTGTACTCTTTAC
Coding sequences:
- a CDS encoding argininosuccinate synthase, translating into MVTFKKVVLAYSGGLDTSVIIPWLKENYNCKVIAFAADLGQDEELEGLEEKALKTGADKVYIEDLKEEFVKDYILPVIQARAVYEGKYLLGTSFARPLIAKKQVEIARKEKADAVAHGATGKGNDQVRFELTYAALAPDLQIIAPWKDEKWTIKSREDAIAYAKKRNIPITVSKTKIYSRDRNLWHISHEGGDLEDPKNEPKPGLFVISSPLEKASDKAEYVEIGYEQGIPVSLNGKKVKLVELISKLNVIGGKHAIGQVDLVENRLVGMKSRGVYETPGGTVLYTAQHALETLVLDRETFHYKEQIALKYAELVYYGFWFSPLKQGLDAFIATTQKFMTGKVRLKLYKGNVILAGIESPYSLYQESLATFGEGEAYDQKDAKGFLKLLGLPLRSIYNKQKNS
- the argH gene encoding argininosuccinate lyase gives rise to the protein MKEKLWAGRFEEKTNKEVEAFTSSLKDDYRLFQADIFASKVHLKELRKANLVTKSEEKKISDCLDELLQQYKQGSFILKPEYEDVHMNIEFYLIEKLGETGKKIHAGRSRNDQVVTALKLTLLKRVERVIQLLLDLEETLVLCAEENQGIIIPGYTHLQKAQPILLPHYYMCYFEMFYRDIEKILFFKHYLLESPLGAGALAGNPFHLDRESMARELGFSKPTNNSLDSVADRDYVLDMLYGLSLIMLHFSRLSEDMIIWSSDEFGYITISDAYTTGSSIMPQKKNPDVSELTRGRTGRVLGDLLNLFTTMKGLPMAYNRDLQEDKHAIFDALNTVEQVLRVNVGLLQNIKINKENIEKHLNKGFLLATDLADYLVHKGMAFREAHQLVGKIVKDLIKYNKTITDLTLTEFQNYSEYFKKDIMLYLYYETSIDSRDSYGGTANKCVKEQIKQSKKRIKEVKDAEQY
- the ndk gene encoding nucleoside-diphosphate kinase, which produces MQSNTKEQTLVLIKPDAVQRRLIGEIIARFEKKGLDIIKLQMMTVNREMAEKHYAEHKGKPFYDRLINFITSAPLVAMVVEGERAINIVRKMCGATDSAVAEPGTIRGDYSISNSLNIVHSSDSSTSAEREIGIFFS